In Streptomyces sp. ML-6, the genomic stretch AGCGACCGGCGCGGGTCGATCACCGTGGACCGCACCGGCGTCCGGTTCCGCCTGGACGACCAGGAGGCCGACTTCCGGTGGGACGAGATCGGGGCCGTCGAGGTGAAGACCTCCCGGTTCGGCCGCCGGTTCACCGTCACGGTCCACATGTCGACCCGGCGGTGGTTCAACGCCGAGGTCGAGGCACCGGCCAGGAGCCACCTCAAGAAGTGGGCGGAGGAACTCGACGAGGTCCTGGACGCCTACTTCGAGGAGTCCTGAGCCCGACGCGCGTCCGGAGGGGCCGGTGGCCCGGCCCCTCCGGGAGCAGGAGAGCCGTGCGGGTCAGGACTCGGCGAGCACCACCGAGCGGGTCAGGTGACGCGGGCTGTCCGGGTCCAGGCCGCGGGCGGCGGCGCGGGCGATCGCCAGGCGCTGGACGCGCACCAGCTCGGCCAGCGGGTCCAGGCCGCTCTCCACCCACAGGGCGCCGGTCGCCCGCACCTGCTCCGCGAGCCCCTCGGGGGCGGTGCCGAACATCCAGGTCGCGGTGCCGGTGGTGGCGATGCTGATCGGGCCGTGGCGGTACTCCATCGCGGGGTACGACTCCGTCCAGGACAGCGACGCCTCCTTCATCTTGAGCGCCGCCTCGTTGGCGAGCCCCGCCGTCCAGCCGCGGCCGAGGAAGGTGAACTGGGTGCACTCCAGCAGGCCCTCGGGCAGCGGCTCGGCCAGGGCGGTCTCCGCGTCCCGGACCACGTCGTCGGTGTGCAGGCCGAGGTGGGCGCGGAGCAGGGTCAGCAGCGTGGTGGCGAACCGGGTCTGCACGACGGACCGCTCGTCGGCGAAGTCGAGCACGACGACGTCGTCGGCGGCCGTCATGACCGGGGTGTCCGGGTCGGCGGTGATGGCCACCGTGCGGGTGGCGCCCCGGAGCCGGCCGAGCAGTTCCAGCACCTCGGTCGTGGTCCCCGAACGGGTGAGGGCGACGACCCGGTCGTAGCCGCGGCCGAACGGGAACTCCGAGGCGGCGAAGGCGTCGGACTCGCCCTGCCCGGACCCCTCGCGGAGCGCGGCGTACGCCTGGGCCATGTAGAACGAGGTGCCGCAGCCGACGACCGCGATGCGCTCGCCGGTGGCGGGCAGCGCGCCCGCGTCGGTCCGGGCCAGCTCGGCGGCACGGCGCCAGCACTCCGGCTGACTGGCGGTCTCGGTCTCGACAAAAGACACGTCTGCACTCCGTACTTGTAGTGGATGCTCGTTTGCGCACGTTACACGCGCTGTACGAACATCTTCAAGCAAACAGTGTGCAGGATGCTTGACTGGACGGGGCCTTGTGCGACGCTTGCGCGTGTCCGGCGACCGTATCCAAGGGGATGGGTGCCTGAAGGCCGGGCCGGTGAGGAGAGTTCTCTTGTCCAGGGATGCCCGGTGGAACGCGCTGCTGGAACTCGTCGGCAAGAACGGCCGGGTGGAGGTCGAGGACGCGGCCGCCACCCTGGACGT encodes the following:
- a CDS encoding sugar isomerase, which encodes MSFVETETASQPECWRRAAELARTDAGALPATGERIAVVGCGTSFYMAQAYAALREGSGQGESDAFAASEFPFGRGYDRVVALTRSGTTTEVLELLGRLRGATRTVAITADPDTPVMTAADDVVVLDFADERSVVQTRFATTLLTLLRAHLGLHTDDVVRDAETALAEPLPEGLLECTQFTFLGRGWTAGLANEAALKMKEASLSWTESYPAMEYRHGPISIATTGTATWMFGTAPEGLAEQVRATGALWVESGLDPLAELVRVQRLAIARAAARGLDPDSPRHLTRSVVLAES